A stretch of Brassica napus cultivar Da-Ae chromosome C6, Da-Ae, whole genome shotgun sequence DNA encodes these proteins:
- the LOC125589247 gene encoding uncharacterized protein LOC125589247 — MGKKRPFKFFNFLTDHPDFLDTVAASWNSTEQIFHSTSALFKFHKKLKYLKPLLRRLNQNRFGNIPKRTQDAFDKLCEKQKSALQDPTETSFTEAADAMNDWNHWASIEESFLRQKSRITWLQQGDQNSLFFFKIVQSRTSYNMIRQLTLPSGEVITDLHKIKGIAASHFENFLNQSPQTAALTDSAQLTDLLDFRCPNHTAQLLTHPISEAEIRNVLFSMPSSKAPGPDGFPADFYRASWDIIKKDFIIAVHFFFMFGFLPRGVNATILTLIPKHGDAREIKDYRPISCCNILYKVISKILANRLKVLLPELIEPNQCAFVKGRLLLENVLLATELVKNYHKESIQPRSVLKLDISKAFDSVNWIFITSTLRALGIPEMFIHWIHTCLSTATFSVYVNGELEGFFGSECGLRQGCALSPYLFVIAVNVLSRMLNKGALSQQFGFHPHCRKVNLTHLSFADDLMIFTDGAVESLKGIFEILTEFEGLSGLVINPAKSSIFMAGRISQEFKDEAHRHGIPTDSLPVRYLGLPLTTKTMTKADYEPLIDQIRTRMVSWSSRCLSYAGRLQLVKTVIGNITNFWCSVFRLPKTCLNTIEGMCAAFLWSGSPNTHTKAKVAWEDICRPTDEGGLGIRRLTDTSRVFALSLIWRLLTNSGSLWVAWTKAYLLKTHSFWDTNGNNHAGSWIWRKLLKLRDQAAPFMKSEIGNGKGTLFWYDNWLPVGRLIDIAGALGTQVLGIPRYATVSDAASGGQWNIRRCRGYHLRAMIACINSVPAPAEDADEDRTLWRHGDGEYKEKFSSTATWEQLRGSNSKLQWCKVVWFRQSIPRFSFITWLAFKDRLATGARTRAWGIVQPCLLCGEPDETRDHLFFACPFSFTVWLDLVGFILGPNANPDWTITINSITSNRRKETDRCLLKLALQASIHSIWRERNSRRHNNNPTSTGQMVHYIDKTIRNRLSSLRQRNPTFYAETMQRWFERTS; from the coding sequence ATGGGGAAGAAGCGACCTTTCAAGTTTTTCAACTTTCTGACCGATCATCCGGATTTTTTGGATACAGTTGCTGCGTCTTGGAACTCCACCGAACAGATCTTCCATTCCACGTCGGCGCTATTCAAATTCCACAAAAAGCTGAAATATCTCAAACCCCTACTGCGGCGACTCAATCAAAACAGATTCGGTAACATACCAAAAAGAACTCAAGATGCTTTTGATAAACTTTGCGAGAAACAAAAGTCGGCATTGCAGGACCCTACGGAAACATCATTTACGGAGGCTGCAGATGCCATGAACGACTGGAACCATTGGGCATCGATAGAAGAAAGTTTTCTGCGTCAGAAATCAAGAATCACGTGGCTACAACAGGGCGACCAGAACTCCTTATTCTTCTTCAAAATTGTCCAGAGTAGAACATCCTACAACATGATACGACAGCTCACCTTACCTTCTGGCGAGGTAATCACTGACCTCCACAAGATCAAGGGAATTGCGGCATCACACTTCGAAAATTTCCTCAACCAATCCCCACAAACGGCGGCGTTGACAGACTCAGCGCAACTAACTGACCTTTTGGATTTCAGATGCCCGAATCACACAGCACAGCTACTTACTCATCCTATATCTGAAGCTGAGATTCGCAATGTATTGTTCTCCATGCCTTCTAGCAAGGCTCCGGGGCCAGACGGTTTTCCAGCGGATTTTTACAGAGCTTCATGGGATATCATAAAGAAAGACTTCATCATTGCAGTACATTTCTTCTTCATGTTTGGATTTCTTCCTCGAGGGGTCAATGCAACCATACTAACGCTTATACCTAAACATGGGGATGCAAGGGAGATAAAAGACTACAGACCAATAAGTTGCTGCAACATTTTATATAAAGTGATCTCCAAAATTCTTGCAAACAGATTAAAGGTGCTACTACCGGAGCTGATCGAACCGAATCAGTGCGCTTTTGTCAAAGGTCGTCTCCTGCTCGAAAATGTCTTGCTTGCTACGGAACTCGTCAAGAACTATCACAAGGAATCAATACAGCCACGAAGTGTCCTCAAGCTGGATATTTCAAAGGCTTTCGACTCTGTAAACTGGATTTTCATCACGAGTACACTTCGAGCATTGGGTATCCCGGAAATGTTCATTCACTGGATCCACACCTGTCTATCCACTGCCACATTCTCTGTTTATGTTAATGGTGAACTGGAGGGGTTCTTTGGAAGTGAGTGTGGCTTGCGACAAGGATGCGCTCTGTCTCCGTATCTGTTCGTCATTGCCGTAAATGTGTTGTCACGAATGTTAAACAAGGGAGCTCTCTCTCAGCAATTTGGGTTCCATCCTCACTGCAGGAAGGTAAATCTTACTCACCTGAGTTTTGCGGATGATCTTATGATTTTCACAGATGGTGCAGTGGAGTCCCTTAAGGGGATATTCGAAATTCTAACTGAGTTTGAAGGTCTCTCCGGTCTGGTTATAAACCCGGCAAAATCCTCTATCTTCATGGCTGGCCGGATTAGTCAGGAGTTCAAGGACGAGGCTCATCGACATGGTATTCCTACTGATTCCCTACCGGTGCGATATCTAGGACTGCCACTCACCACGAAAACAATGACCAAAGCAGACTACGAGCCACTCATTGATCAGATTCGTACTCGAATGGTTTCGTGGTCGAGTAGATGCCTCTCATATGCGGGTCGTTTACAGCTTGTAAAAACGGTCATTGGGAACATTACAAATTTCTGGTGCTCGGTATTTCGACTACCAAAGACCTGTCTCAATACAATCGAGGGGATGTGTGCTGCTTTTCTATGGTCTGGATCACCGAATACACACACAAAGGCAAAGGTTGCGTGGGAGGATATTTGCCGACCAACAGATGAGGGCGGTTTGGGTATTAGACGACTAACGGATACTTCAAGGGTCTTCGCTCTAAGTTTGATTTGGAGGTTACTCACAAACTCTGGTTCTTTGTGGGTGGCTTGGACGAAGGCTTACTTGTTAAAAACTCATAGTTTCTGGGATACCAATGGCAACAACCACGCAGGATCTTGGATTTGGCGAAAACTCCTGAAGCTCAGGGACCAAGCAGCACCTTTCATGAAATCGGAGATAGGAAATGGTAAGGGTACCCTATTCTGGTATGACAACTGGTTACCGGTGGGTAGACTTATTGATATTGCAGGTGCTTTAGGAACGCAAGTGTTAGGCATCCCCCGCTATGCAACCGTCTCAGACGCTGCCTCTGGGGGACAATGGAACATACGTCGGTGTCGAGGCTATCACCTACGGGCGATGATAGCCTGCATCAACTCTGTTCCAGCTCCAGCGGAGGATGCGGATGAGGATAGGACTCTATGGCGTCACGGAGATGGAGAATAcaaagagaaattttcgagCACGGCAACATGGGAGCAATTACGGGGTTCAAACTCCAAATTACAATGGTGTAAAGTTGTTTGGTTCCGACAAAGCATCCCACGATTTTCTTTCATCACTTGGTTGGCTTTTAAGGATAGGTTGGCGACAGGAGCGAGAACAAGAGCTTGGGGTATTGTTCAACCTTGCCTCCTATGTGGAGAACCGGACGAAACTCGCGACCACCTATTCTTCGCATGCCCTTTTTCCTTTACGGTTTGGCTCGACCTAGTGGGGTTCATACTGGGACCAAATGCAAATCCTGACTGGACAATAACTATCAACTCCATCACCTCTAATCGAAGGAAAGAGACGGACAGATGCTTGTTGAAGCTTGCCCTCCAGGCAAGCATTCATAGCATATGGCGTGAGCGGAACAGCAGGAGACACAACAACAATCCTACCAGCACTGGACAGATGGTTCACTACATCGACAAAACAATTAGAAACAGGTTATCTTCCCTCAGGCAAAGAAATCCTACCTTCTATGCCGAAACAATGCAGAGATGGTTCGAAAGGACATCTTAA
- the LOC106407144 gene encoding uncharacterized protein LOC106407144 — MEEETEEHLFFTCPYVKQIWRASGVANPVFDDPNELLDSKVKVCMEFASSSRLVHFQNLPIWLLWDIWKSRNKLIFQKKNMHWKTVLRYAKDDAQEWKGIDFNDGRGRATTVRQNQECEDIRRWSLPTNGRIKCNVDGSFRNENTEATAGWLYRDEEGQYKGSAQARGMKVGTALEGELQAILMAIQHCWTQGFCRIIIESDCRKAIDIINKKTLHFNVYNWTREIRWWEQKFEEITFQWIKREGNKPADRLAKTILPNMNSFYFHYYVPKGITNLLHENYVLSHLV; from the coding sequence ATGGAGGAAGAAACAGAAGAACATCTATTCTTCACCTGTCCATATGTGAAACAAATTTGGAGAGCATCTGGTGTAGCAAATCCTGTTTTTGATGATCCTAATGAATTGCTTGATTCAAAAGTAAAAGTGTGTATGGAGTTTGCTTCTTCATCAAGGTTAGTGCATTTCCAAAACCTTCCTATATGGTTACTATGGGATATATGGAAGAGTAGGAATAAGCTTATattccaaaagaaaaatatgcaTTGGAAAACCGTGTTGAGATATGCGAAAGATGATGCCCAAGAATGGAAAGGGATTGATTTCAATGATGGAAGGGGTCGTGCAACAACTGTCAGACAAAATCAGGAATGCGAGGATATAAGAAGATGGAGTTTGCCAACAAATGGGAGGATTAAGTGTAATGTCGATGGTTCATTCCGAAATGAGAACACAGAGGCTACTGCAGGTTGGTTATATCGTGATGAAGAAGGTCAGTATAAGGGATCAGCACAGGCACGAGGTATGAAGGTTGGTACAGCATTGGAAGGAGAACTACAGGCTATACTTATGGCCATTCAACACTGTTGGACTCAAGGGTTTTGTAGAATTATTATAGAGAGTGATTGCAGGAAAGCTATTGATATCATCAATAAGAAGACTCTACATTTCAATGTTTATAATTGGACAAGAGAGATAAGATGGTGGGAGCAGAAGTTTGAAGAAATCACATTTCAGTGGATCAAAAGGGAAGGCAATAAACCAGCTGACCGATTAGCAAAAACTATTTTACCAAACATGAACTCGTTCTATTTTCATTACTATGTACCAAAAGGGATTACTAATCTCCTACATGAAAACTATGTACTATCACATTtagtataa
- the LOC106416908 gene encoding uncharacterized protein LOC106416908, with product MITNQVLIFLDLFKGSLQNGLLMHWLSLGQELCWGMLFSSPIAPCFWCSNGHSDLISLWWSLLMTMITMAIMIIIIRICLHIHILYKICLLDCLFSREKDFR from the exons atgatcaCGAATCAAGTTCTCATCTTTCTGGATTTG TTCAAGGGAAGCCTGCAAAATGGTTTGTTGATGCATTGGCTCTCTTTGGG GCAGGAGCTATGCTGGGGGATGCTTTTCTCTTCACCAATTGCCCCATGCTTTTGGTGCAGTAATGGACACAGTGATCTAATCTCGTT GTGGTGGTCACTGCTCATGACCATGATCACCATGGCCatcatgatcatcatcattCGGATTTGCCTTCACATTCACATTCTATACAAGATCTGTCTGTTGGATTGTCTGTTCTCG AGAGAGAAAGACTTCCGCTAG